A section of the Deinococcus hopiensis KR-140 genome encodes:
- a CDS encoding glycoside hydrolase family 16 protein, translating into MPPNPPDKPGYSLTFHEEFDAPTLNKERWLPYYLPHWSGRERAASRYSLPGKGLHLHIERDQQPWLPEIDGQLRTSTLQTGCVSGPVGSAEGQLRFHPDLRVREAQPPMRLYTPRFGFFETRLRAVPIPGYMVALWMIGFEEYPEESGEICICELFGQDLSPGRAVVKSGVHPWSDPSLREEFYADTFAFDASRFHIYAVNWTPARLEFFVDNVLVRTIHQSPQYALQFMLSLYELPQQLTVDAAQQPWPRTACVDYVRGYQPIGE; encoded by the coding sequence ATGCCCCCTAATCCACCCGATAAGCCGGGCTACTCCCTCACGTTTCATGAGGAGTTCGATGCGCCCACGCTCAATAAAGAGCGGTGGCTGCCGTACTACCTGCCGCACTGGAGTGGCCGTGAGCGGGCCGCTTCGCGTTACTCCCTGCCCGGAAAGGGACTGCACCTCCACATCGAGCGGGACCAGCAGCCGTGGCTGCCCGAAATTGACGGACAGCTCCGTACGTCTACCCTGCAAACGGGCTGCGTTTCAGGACCTGTGGGCAGCGCCGAGGGGCAGCTGCGCTTCCACCCCGACCTCCGGGTTCGGGAGGCGCAGCCTCCGATGCGGTTGTATACGCCGCGTTTCGGCTTCTTCGAGACCCGGCTCAGGGCGGTGCCCATTCCCGGCTACATGGTGGCGCTGTGGATGATCGGTTTCGAGGAATACCCGGAGGAGTCCGGCGAAATCTGCATCTGTGAGTTGTTCGGGCAGGACTTGAGTCCAGGCAGGGCTGTGGTCAAGTCCGGCGTGCACCCGTGGAGCGACCCGTCGTTGCGCGAAGAGTTTTACGCCGACACCTTCGCGTTCGACGCGTCACGCTTTCACATCTATGCTGTGAACTGGACGCCCGCCCGTTTGGAATTTTTTGTGGATAACGTCTTGGTACGGACCATTCATCAGTCGCCGCAATACGCGCTGCAGTTCATGTTGAGCTTGTACGAATTGCCCCAGCAGCTCACGGTGGACGCAGCGCAGCAGCCCTGGCCACGCACCGCGTGCGTGGACTACGTGCGCGGCTACCAACCGATTGGCGAGTAG
- the ilvB gene encoding biosynthetic-type acetolactate synthase large subunit, whose amino-acid sequence MTQPVTGAELLLHSLRENGITTLFGIPGAMNLPIYDALERYGMRHILTRHEQGAVHAAEGFARSSGRTGACLATSGPAATNLITGLGDALLDHIPLLAITGNVPTHLQGTRAFQELDIVSIARPVTKAAFQARTAGQIPGLVREALHLAQSGKPGPVLIDLPQDVQTQQAHMGVHFHTEPQVRVTSHPQSYRKVMDLLKVAARPVLLIGAGAQDASMVRPFVETTGVPVVHTLQGIGILPADHPQRVGMPGVYGSGRANQTLSQADLILGIGVRFDDRLTGKLALFAPQARIVHIDLDPLEFGRLLQPELGIQACAEEAFEALSALAQPLELGAWWTQIQGFAGYVPPACWSMTYVLQTLRTVLNPEDLIATDVGHHQMLAAHHCPPSQPRHWLTSGGLGTMGYALPAAMGAAVANPDQRVICICGDGGFQMTHQELSTMTAHHLNVKILVLDNGHLGMVRQYQDLFTESGRNHVELAPGNPDFAQLALAYQIAAFTVCRAEQLHEVLQLWLAQPGPSLLHAVVPAEENIPVVPAGSRLTDWVVSARRVGA is encoded by the coding sequence ATGACACAGCCGGTGACCGGAGCAGAGCTGCTCCTCCACTCCCTCAGAGAAAACGGCATCACCACCCTTTTCGGCATTCCCGGAGCCATGAACCTCCCCATCTACGATGCTCTGGAACGTTACGGCATGCGGCACATCCTCACGCGTCACGAACAAGGGGCGGTGCACGCTGCAGAAGGTTTTGCCCGCAGCAGCGGACGGACCGGAGCCTGCCTGGCCACTTCGGGTCCCGCAGCCACCAATCTGATCACAGGCCTCGGCGACGCCCTACTCGACCATATCCCGCTCCTGGCCATCACGGGCAATGTGCCGACCCACCTCCAGGGCACACGGGCGTTTCAAGAGCTTGATATCGTCTCCATCGCCCGTCCGGTCACCAAGGCGGCATTTCAGGCACGTACAGCCGGTCAAATTCCCGGCTTGGTGCGAGAAGCGTTGCACCTGGCCCAGAGCGGGAAGCCCGGTCCCGTCCTGATTGACCTGCCCCAGGACGTGCAAACCCAACAGGCGCATATGGGCGTTCACTTTCATACTGAACCTCAGGTGCGCGTCACTTCCCATCCTCAGTCCTACCGCAAAGTTATGGACCTCTTGAAGGTGGCGGCCCGGCCAGTGCTGTTGATAGGTGCAGGGGCGCAAGACGCGTCGATGGTTCGGCCCTTCGTGGAAACCACTGGCGTTCCGGTGGTGCATACGCTGCAGGGCATCGGCATCCTTCCTGCAGATCATCCACAGCGTGTGGGGATGCCTGGCGTGTATGGCAGCGGCCGGGCAAATCAGACGCTGAGTCAAGCGGACCTCATCCTCGGGATCGGTGTCCGCTTTGATGATCGTCTAACGGGCAAGCTGGCCCTGTTTGCTCCGCAGGCACGAATCGTTCATATCGATCTCGATCCTCTGGAATTCGGCCGCTTGCTCCAACCGGAGCTGGGCATCCAAGCCTGTGCAGAAGAGGCGTTTGAAGCGCTGTCGGCGCTGGCACAACCTCTGGAACTCGGTGCGTGGTGGACGCAAATTCAAGGCTTCGCTGGGTACGTTCCACCTGCCTGCTGGAGCATGACTTACGTCCTGCAGACCTTGAGGACGGTGCTCAACCCAGAAGACCTGATCGCCACAGATGTCGGCCACCACCAGATGCTCGCGGCACACCACTGTCCGCCGTCTCAACCTCGCCACTGGCTCACTTCTGGTGGGCTGGGTACCATGGGCTATGCTCTGCCCGCGGCTATGGGCGCAGCAGTCGCAAATCCGGATCAGCGTGTCATCTGCATTTGCGGAGATGGGGGGTTTCAAATGACCCATCAAGAACTTTCCACCATGACCGCCCACCATTTGAACGTCAAGATACTTGTGCTGGACAACGGCCATCTGGGCATGGTCAGGCAGTACCAGGACCTCTTTACCGAGTCCGGCCGTAACCATGTGGAGCTCGCGCCGGGCAACCCGGACTTTGCGCAATTGGCGCTGGCTTACCAAATTGCAGCCTTCACGGTATGCCGCGCCGAACAGCTCCACGAAGTTTTGCAGCTGTGGCTGGCACAACCTGGCCCGTCGCTGCTCCATGCGGTTGTCCCCGCTGAGGAAAATATTCCGGTGGTTCCCGCTGGAAGTCGACTGACCGATTGGGTGGTGAGCGCTCGCCGCGTTGGTGCGTAA
- a CDS encoding FAD-dependent monooxygenase, translating into MTAKQIDASRVFRILFDTWPDTNQPWRASPAPRLSAGSPACAHCSCERRKPTLRDLREALTAACGTNYGAHSPTWISRFNGTTRQAASYRKERVLLAGDSAHSHAPNGGQDLNLGVQDAVGVGWKLAQVVRGTSPETLLDTDHAERHPIAARV; encoded by the coding sequence GTGACGGCCAAACAGATTGATGCCTCCAGGGTATTTCGCATCCTCTTTGACACCTGGCCGGACACCAACCAACCGTGGCGAGCATCACCGGCCCCTCGCCTCTCAGCCGGGTCGCCAGCCTGCGCACACTGCTCCTGTGAACGCCGCAAACCCACCCTGCGCGATCTGCGCGAGGCCTTGACCGCGGCCTGTGGGACCAATTACGGCGCTCACAGCCCCACCTGGATCTCGAGGTTCAACGGCACCACGCGGCAGGCCGCGTCGTACCGCAAGGAGCGGGTGCTGCTGGCGGGTGACTCGGCGCACAGTCACGCGCCGAACGGTGGGCAGGACCTGAACCTGGGGGTACAGGACGCGGTGGGCGTGGGATGGAAGCTCGCCCAAGTGGTCCGAGGCACCTCTCCCGAGACGCTGCTGGATACCGATCATGCCGAGCGCCATCCAATTGCCGCCCGGGTGTGA
- a CDS encoding DUF7079 family protein, whose protein sequence is MVLPAGRKALDVQGRRRRQPVWTALSELFLDTELTEADLRRIARVLDASGYPDTTLRKILHRELAPFLLGNLFTVAGVWNGFDEAWVCEQAERYARRPPTGGALRAWLSARTLGAAWRGLQGWRASQC, encoded by the coding sequence ATGGTCTTGCCGGCGGGGAGGAAGGCCCTGGACGTTCAAGGACGGCGCCGACGGCAGCCGGTGTGGACGGCCCTGTCCGAACTGTTTCTGGACACGGAGCTGACCGAAGCGGACTTGCGGCGTATCGCGCGGGTGCTGGACGCCTCGGGGTACCCGGACACAACGCTCCGGAAGATTTTGCACCGCGAACTGGCCCCGTTTTTATTGGGGAACCTCTTCACCGTGGCGGGCGTGTGGAACGGCTTCGACGAGGCGTGGGTGTGTGAGCAGGCCGAACGGTACGCGCGCCGTCCCCCCACTGGAGGAGCGCTCAGGGCCTGGCTCTCCGCACGGACGCTGGGCGCTGCCTGGCGGGGACTCCAAGGCTGGCGCGCCTCCCAGTGTTGA
- a CDS encoding helix-turn-helix domain-containing protein produces MEFLDIGEVAAKSGLKPSALRHYEEVGLISSVSRHGLRRQFSPEVLLQLKLISLGKLAGFSLCEIAGMLGSSGVPALPRAALHRKANAIDQQIHGLTVLRDTLRHVADCPAPSHLECPTFRRLVEAAGKRGRGTGK; encoded by the coding sequence ATGGAATTCCTGGATATCGGAGAAGTCGCCGCCAAGAGTGGTCTGAAACCGTCCGCACTGCGCCATTACGAGGAGGTTGGCCTGATCTCCTCCGTCTCCCGGCATGGGCTGCGCCGACAGTTTTCGCCGGAGGTCCTGTTGCAGCTCAAGTTGATTTCGCTGGGGAAACTGGCAGGATTTTCGCTTTGCGAGATTGCTGGGATGCTGGGCAGCTCCGGCGTGCCGGCCTTGCCCCGCGCCGCGCTCCACCGAAAGGCCAACGCGATTGACCAGCAGATCCACGGGTTGACCGTTCTGCGCGACACGCTCCGCCACGTTGCTGACTGTCCAGCCCCGTCACATCTGGAATGCCCTACCTTCAGGCGGCTCGTTGAGGCCGCTGGCAAGCGCGGCAGGGGAACCGGGAAGTAG
- a CDS encoding MFS transporter — protein sequence MKQAQSPVPGGRQPGITTALALSMLLASLGTSIANIALPTLGEAFSAPFSEVQGVVVAYLAALTVSSLIAGRLGDSHGLKPMLLVGLCLFAGASLLCSAAPNLRWLVGFRALQGVGAAFLMTLPVALTRQVASGGHVGRAMGLLGTVSALGTALGPPLGGALVLATGWRGVFWVLCPLAVITLGLTFTALPNHTKAPKSSAASFWAVLNRGLASNLLVNLLVAAVMMATLVVSPFFLRFGLGLKETAVGSIMAIGPVISSVSGVPSGRLVDAYGSRRVLAAGLVLLASGSFLLALLPNLIGVAGYALSITVLTLGYQLFQAANNTAALAAIPKDRRGTISGLLSLSRNTGLLAGASALGAVFALGVGTGDFAHAGSTGIGAGMRLTFLLTGGLMAVATVIALGSVSRRKPGEYP from the coding sequence ATGAAACAGGCGCAATCACCCGTACCGGGCGGACGACAACCGGGAATCACCACCGCACTGGCGCTGTCGATGCTCCTGGCATCCCTCGGCACCAGTATTGCCAACATTGCCCTGCCAACCTTAGGCGAGGCTTTTTCTGCACCGTTCTCCGAGGTGCAGGGGGTCGTCGTCGCCTACCTCGCCGCCCTCACGGTGTCGTCCCTCATCGCCGGGCGGCTGGGCGACAGCCACGGCCTGAAACCGATGCTACTCGTGGGCCTCTGCCTGTTCGCTGGGGCGTCACTGCTGTGCAGCGCCGCGCCCAACCTGCGCTGGCTCGTGGGTTTCAGAGCGCTTCAAGGCGTCGGTGCAGCCTTCCTCATGACGCTCCCGGTGGCGCTGACGCGCCAGGTGGCAAGCGGGGGCCATGTGGGGCGGGCCATGGGTCTGCTCGGTACGGTTTCAGCGCTTGGCACGGCGCTCGGCCCTCCACTTGGGGGGGCGTTGGTTCTGGCCACGGGGTGGCGCGGCGTCTTTTGGGTCCTGTGCCCGCTGGCGGTTATCACCCTGGGGCTCACCTTCACCGCGCTGCCAAACCATACCAAGGCGCCAAAGTCCTCCGCGGCGAGCTTCTGGGCTGTACTGAACCGGGGCCTCGCGTCCAACCTGCTTGTCAATCTGCTGGTCGCCGCCGTCATGATGGCAACGCTGGTGGTCAGCCCGTTCTTCCTCCGTTTTGGTCTGGGTTTGAAGGAAACGGCCGTGGGATCCATCATGGCGATCGGTCCTGTGATCTCCAGCGTCAGCGGCGTTCCCTCCGGGCGGCTCGTCGATGCCTACGGAAGCAGGCGGGTGCTCGCAGCTGGGCTTGTGTTGCTGGCCAGCGGATCGTTCCTCCTGGCGCTTCTGCCAAATCTGATCGGCGTTGCTGGCTATGCGCTGTCCATCACCGTCTTGACACTGGGCTATCAGCTCTTCCAGGCGGCCAACAACACAGCGGCGCTGGCGGCCATTCCCAAGGACCGACGCGGCACCATCTCGGGACTGCTCAGCCTGTCGCGCAATACCGGACTGCTTGCGGGGGCGTCCGCTCTGGGCGCCGTCTTCGCTCTGGGCGTCGGAACAGGAGATTTCGCGCATGCGGGTTCCACGGGCATCGGGGCTGGCATGCGGCTGACCTTCCTGCTCACCGGAGGCCTGATGGCCGTCGCCACCGTGATCGCGCTGGGCTCCGTGTCCAGACGGAAGCCAGGGGAGTACCCCTGA
- a CDS encoding tetratricopeptide repeat-containing diguanylate cyclase, with protein MSTPKREETANHAGLTGLPGTSGLPALRAAVIQVEQLCAVEDPAGPLEACAAILQAQAHGRPALEARVRLAYAWGLVEQRPSEARVQIDAAAKQAKIAGDAGLQAHAQCLSGRLAVGQSDAPTTLRCGHQALKLAQAAAVTEHIVHAHSLIGIAHLLVGDHARALVHQEEVLRHLEAVQSPSLKTVLLCDVGASFNDFGTPDDARTFLERALTLVHTHALHFSSILVRENLGRTLLQLGEHAAGTALLQEGLTRAVAGGYTRWEAYIRCTLGEHLVMQGHVDEGYAHLQQAVAASRKGEDPLLTSVTLSTLGRALRHLGQLEKAQVYLRDALRVAQEAALLGPCKLAHQELSGVLAQRQEYRAALQHFQQYHELAMKVQLEESRRHAQLLVLQQDLDREREQSEAQRRVNRELREAHARMQEQAAQLSRLANEDPLTGLANRRQFLSQLAESLTGDQAVAVMLVDVDHFKRINDKYGHPAGDQVLRRLGQILQQHTRVKDVVARIGGEEFAVLLKGTLAAAARTTAERMRAAVAQEAWPILTEGEAVTVSVGVAHSEDGRDERQLMVLGDRRLYRAKHQGRNQVV; from the coding sequence ATGTCCACGCCAAAACGGGAAGAGACGGCGAACCATGCTGGATTAACTGGGCTTCCCGGCACTTCCGGCCTTCCAGCATTGCGGGCCGCGGTCATACAGGTGGAGCAACTGTGCGCAGTGGAAGATCCCGCAGGTCCTCTAGAGGCGTGCGCAGCCATTCTTCAGGCGCAGGCCCACGGTCGTCCTGCCCTGGAGGCGCGCGTCCGACTTGCGTATGCGTGGGGACTGGTAGAGCAGCGTCCCTCGGAAGCGCGGGTGCAGATTGACGCGGCGGCAAAGCAGGCAAAAATCGCCGGTGACGCGGGGCTGCAGGCCCACGCGCAGTGTCTGTCCGGTCGTCTCGCTGTCGGGCAAAGTGACGCTCCGACCACCCTGCGCTGCGGCCACCAGGCCCTGAAACTGGCGCAGGCGGCGGCCGTCACGGAGCACATCGTCCACGCCCACAGTCTGATTGGCATTGCGCACCTGCTGGTAGGAGACCATGCCCGGGCGCTCGTGCATCAGGAAGAGGTGCTCCGGCACCTGGAGGCGGTGCAGTCTCCCTCTCTGAAAACCGTCTTGCTGTGCGACGTGGGCGCGAGCTTCAACGATTTCGGAACCCCGGATGACGCCCGCACCTTCCTGGAACGGGCACTCACCCTGGTGCACACCCACGCGCTGCACTTCTCCAGCATTCTGGTACGTGAGAACCTGGGCCGCACGCTGTTGCAACTTGGGGAACACGCGGCCGGCACAGCGCTGCTGCAAGAAGGCCTGACGCGCGCCGTGGCAGGCGGGTACACCCGGTGGGAAGCGTACATTCGGTGCACACTGGGCGAGCACCTCGTCATGCAGGGTCACGTGGACGAGGGGTACGCGCACCTTCAGCAAGCGGTGGCGGCGTCGCGGAAAGGTGAGGACCCCTTGCTGACCTCCGTGACGCTCTCCACACTGGGCCGCGCCTTGCGGCATCTGGGCCAGTTGGAAAAGGCGCAAGTGTACTTGAGAGACGCGCTGCGCGTGGCGCAGGAAGCGGCGCTGCTGGGACCGTGCAAATTGGCCCATCAGGAACTCAGCGGGGTGTTGGCACAGCGGCAGGAATACCGCGCAGCCCTGCAGCATTTTCAGCAGTACCACGAACTTGCCATGAAGGTGCAATTGGAAGAGTCTCGCCGTCACGCGCAGCTCCTGGTGCTGCAGCAGGACCTCGACCGTGAACGTGAGCAGTCAGAGGCGCAGCGCCGGGTGAACCGGGAATTGCGGGAAGCGCACGCACGGATGCAGGAACAGGCCGCGCAACTGTCCCGGTTGGCCAACGAAGACCCGCTCACCGGTCTCGCCAACCGCCGGCAGTTCCTCTCGCAACTGGCTGAAAGCTTGACGGGCGACCAGGCGGTCGCGGTGATGCTGGTCGACGTCGATCACTTCAAGCGGATCAACGACAAATACGGTCATCCGGCGGGGGACCAGGTGTTGCGGCGACTCGGGCAGATTCTGCAGCAGCACACGCGAGTGAAGGATGTGGTGGCCCGCATCGGTGGGGAAGAGTTCGCGGTCCTCCTCAAGGGGACCCTGGCCGCCGCGGCACGCACGACGGCAGAACGCATGCGCGCAGCGGTGGCGCAGGAGGCGTGGCCAATCCTGACAGAGGGTGAGGCGGTGACCGTGAGTGTGGGCGTGGCCCACAGTGAGGATGGCCGCGATGAGCGTCAGTTGATGGTCCTGGGGGACCGCCGGCTGTACCGAGCGAAACATCAGGGACGCAATCAAGTGGTGTAG
- a CDS encoding ArsR/SmtB family transcription factor, which translates to MRITSQDDTCEVTCVHPEAVERARAALPEPDCVGRASELLKVVADPSRLKLLSALHLGELCVCDLAAVVGLSESAVSHQLRVLRAHRVVTFRKEGRIAYYRLLDHHVTALIESALDHASE; encoded by the coding sequence GTGAGAATCACTTCTCAAGACGACACCTGTGAAGTGACCTGCGTTCACCCGGAAGCGGTGGAGCGGGCCCGGGCAGCCCTGCCCGAGCCCGACTGCGTGGGCCGGGCCAGCGAGCTGCTCAAGGTGGTGGCCGATCCGAGCCGCCTGAAACTGCTCAGCGCGCTTCACCTGGGTGAGCTGTGCGTGTGTGACCTGGCTGCCGTGGTGGGGCTCAGCGAGAGTGCCGTGAGCCACCAGCTCCGCGTGTTGCGGGCGCACCGGGTGGTCACCTTCCGCAAGGAGGGCCGCATCGCGTACTACCGCCTGCTGGACCACCACGTGACCGCCCTGATCGAGAGTGCCCTGGACCATGCCAGCGAGTAG
- a CDS encoding heavy metal translocating P-type ATPase, with product MTSSAPRSMSTHLEYFVDGMDCAACVQKVERMVERLPGVGEVKTSFNKQTLELELDEAHTPRSRLEENLRALGYAPRPLRVATPAASAAAHLEYLVDGMDCASCVQKVERMVATLPGTGDVKTSFSKQTLALALNEAQTSRATLERHLQSLGYTPSLLGGTPAAVEHDRSGHGHAGHTHGAPKPGQAWYATAQGRLVLTSGALLALAWLFGFVEPRFSVYGYVAATLLGVWPLGKKAVASARFGDPFSINTLVSLAAVGAVLIGQAAEGAVVVFFFAVGELLEGIAAGRARAGIQALAALAPKTALLLEGQATREVAADSLAVGQTVQVNPGARVPADGTVLTGTSSLDDSPVTGESVPVVKSAGNSVYAGSINTDGVLTVRVDKAARDNTIARIIHLVEEAEGSKAPTARFIDRFSRAYTPGVVAVSALVALIPPLLFGADWYTWLYKGIALLLIGCPCALVLSVPAAITSAISAGTRRGLLIKGGGALEAIGSVKTVAFDKTGTLTAGTPRVTDVIGQGLDRDEVLRLAAAVESGSSHPLAKAITGAAQQGHLTMPTAENAQSLPGKAVTATVEGRALSVSSPRHAATLAPLPPELSATIEAFEAQGRTTVVLLDGTTPLGVIAIRDEPRSDAREAIAQLRGLGVQTVMLTGDNARTGQAIARDLGLDVKAELLPEDKLRLIADLKAQGGVAMVGDGINDAPALAQSDVGIAMGGGTDVALETADAALLQERVSGVADLVRLSRATMGNIKVNIAFALGLKLIFLVTTLLGYTNLWMAVLADTGATALVTANALRLLRWKGSDSALPSPATAAPVPHRV from the coding sequence ATGACCTCCTCGGCCCCCCGCTCCATGTCGACCCACCTCGAATACTTTGTGGACGGGATGGACTGCGCCGCATGCGTGCAGAAGGTCGAGCGCATGGTGGAGCGGCTGCCCGGCGTGGGTGAGGTGAAGACGAGCTTCAACAAGCAGACCCTCGAGCTGGAGCTGGACGAGGCGCACACCCCCCGGAGTCGCCTCGAGGAGAACCTGCGCGCCTTGGGCTACGCTCCCCGTCCCCTTCGCGTGGCCACGCCCGCTGCGTCTGCCGCAGCCCACCTCGAATACCTTGTGGATGGGATGGACTGCGCCAGTTGCGTCCAGAAAGTCGAGCGCATGGTCGCCACACTGCCAGGCACGGGGGACGTGAAGACGAGCTTCAGCAAACAGACGCTGGCCCTCGCGCTGAACGAGGCGCAGACCTCCCGCGCGACCCTGGAGCGCCACCTGCAGTCCCTGGGCTATACCCCCTCATTGTTGGGGGGAACGCCCGCCGCCGTGGAGCATGACCGCAGCGGCCATGGGCACGCTGGGCACACCCACGGAGCGCCGAAGCCAGGTCAAGCCTGGTACGCGACAGCACAGGGCCGCCTGGTCCTCACTTCCGGCGCCCTGCTCGCTCTCGCCTGGCTGTTCGGATTCGTCGAACCCCGGTTTTCCGTGTACGGCTACGTTGCGGCCACCCTGCTCGGGGTGTGGCCGCTGGGGAAGAAGGCCGTTGCCAGCGCACGCTTCGGAGATCCGTTCAGCATCAACACGCTTGTCAGCCTCGCTGCGGTAGGCGCAGTGCTGATCGGTCAGGCGGCGGAAGGCGCCGTCGTCGTGTTCTTCTTCGCGGTTGGGGAACTGCTGGAGGGCATCGCCGCCGGACGGGCGCGTGCGGGCATTCAGGCGCTGGCGGCCCTCGCGCCCAAGACCGCGCTCCTGCTCGAAGGTCAGGCCACCCGCGAGGTTGCTGCGGACTCACTCGCAGTCGGGCAGACCGTGCAGGTCAACCCGGGGGCGCGCGTGCCCGCCGACGGCACCGTCCTGACCGGCACGTCGAGCCTCGACGACAGTCCGGTGACCGGGGAGAGCGTGCCCGTCGTAAAGAGCGCTGGCAACAGCGTATACGCGGGCAGCATCAACACGGACGGCGTGCTGACGGTGCGGGTGGACAAGGCCGCCCGGGACAACACCATCGCCAGGATCATCCACCTGGTCGAGGAGGCCGAGGGCAGCAAGGCCCCCACCGCCCGCTTTATCGACCGTTTCAGCCGCGCCTATACCCCTGGTGTGGTGGCGGTTTCGGCCCTGGTCGCCCTCATTCCGCCACTGCTGTTCGGCGCCGACTGGTACACCTGGCTCTACAAGGGCATTGCCCTGCTGCTGATCGGGTGCCCCTGCGCGCTGGTCCTCTCGGTCCCCGCCGCCATCACCAGCGCGATCAGCGCTGGAACCCGCCGGGGCCTGCTTATCAAGGGCGGCGGCGCGCTGGAAGCCATCGGCAGCGTCAAGACCGTCGCCTTCGACAAGACCGGCACGCTGACGGCAGGCACGCCCCGCGTGACCGATGTGATCGGGCAGGGGTTGGACCGCGACGAAGTGCTGCGCCTCGCCGCCGCCGTGGAGTCGGGCAGCAGTCACCCTCTGGCAAAAGCCATCACCGGCGCCGCGCAACAGGGCCACCTCACCATGCCCACGGCCGAGAACGCCCAGTCGCTTCCCGGCAAGGCCGTGACCGCCACGGTGGAGGGCCGAGCGCTCAGCGTCAGCTCGCCCCGCCACGCGGCCACGCTCGCGCCTCTCCCCCCCGAGCTCAGCGCAACCATTGAGGCCTTCGAGGCGCAAGGACGTACCACGGTGGTGCTGCTGGACGGCACGACCCCGCTGGGCGTCATCGCCATTCGGGACGAGCCGCGTTCCGATGCCCGGGAGGCCATCGCGCAGCTTCGCGGACTGGGCGTCCAAACCGTGATGCTGACCGGCGACAATGCCCGGACCGGACAGGCCATCGCTCGGGACCTGGGACTGGACGTAAAGGCCGAACTGCTGCCTGAGGACAAGCTCCGCCTCATCGCGGACCTCAAGGCGCAGGGTGGGGTGGCGATGGTGGGCGACGGCATCAACGACGCGCCGGCGCTGGCCCAGTCCGACGTGGGGATTGCGATGGGCGGCGGCACGGATGTGGCGCTCGAAACGGCGGACGCAGCGCTCCTGCAAGAGCGGGTCAGCGGTGTGGCGGACCTTGTGCGGCTCTCCCGCGCGACAATGGGCAATATCAAGGTGAACATCGCCTTTGCGCTGGGCCTCAAGCTGATCTTTCTCGTGACCACCCTGCTGGGCTACACCAACCTCTGGATGGCGGTCCTGGCGGACACCGGCGCAACGGCCCTCGTCACCGCCAATGCCCTGCGCCTGCTCCGCTGGAAGGGGAGTGATTCCGCTCTTCCCAGCCCCGCCACTGCCGCCCCAGTGCCCCACCGCGTCTGA